From the Elusimicrobia bacterium HGW-Elusimicrobia-1 genome, one window contains:
- a CDS encoding LPS biosynthesis protein WbpP, with protein MKKIFLVTGGAGFIGSNIVEELLRRGQSVRVLDNFCTGNKENLAFALDGGSKMRGQLEVVEGDIRDRKDLSKALKGAHTVLHQAALRSVPRSVDDPFSTNDVNVAGTLELLAAARAAGASRVVYASSSSVYGDSRVFPQKETQTPSPLSPYAVSKLAAENYCRIFAKTFGLETVSLRYFNVFGPRQNPESKYAAVVPKFIESAARGIPLEVHGDGKQSRDFSYVSNVVAANLAAAAAPSSVARSGPVFNVACGETHSLSEMIKILEKIFGRRLAVLRAPTRAGDVRKTRADISAAKEHLGYSPSVSFESGIAMTVKWYLASRERRISK; from the coding sequence GTGAAAAAAATATTTCTCGTAACCGGCGGCGCCGGCTTCATCGGATCGAATATCGTCGAAGAACTGCTGAGGCGCGGACAAAGCGTGCGCGTGCTGGACAACTTCTGCACCGGAAACAAAGAAAATCTGGCTTTCGCCCTTGACGGCGGTTCAAAAATGCGCGGACAGCTTGAAGTCGTAGAAGGCGACATACGGGACAGAAAAGATCTATCGAAAGCCCTTAAAGGCGCGCACACGGTTCTTCATCAGGCCGCGCTGCGCTCGGTGCCACGTTCCGTCGACGATCCTTTCTCCACGAACGACGTCAACGTGGCCGGCACGCTGGAACTGCTGGCGGCCGCCCGCGCGGCGGGCGCCAGCCGGGTGGTGTACGCTTCGTCGTCGTCGGTCTACGGCGATTCGCGCGTCTTCCCGCAAAAAGAGACGCAAACGCCGTCGCCGCTTTCTCCTTATGCCGTAAGCAAACTTGCGGCGGAAAATTATTGCAGAATATTCGCAAAAACTTTCGGCCTGGAAACCGTCAGTTTGAGATACTTCAACGTTTTCGGGCCCCGACAGAATCCCGAGTCCAAGTACGCGGCCGTTGTCCCCAAGTTCATAGAAAGCGCCGCGAGGGGAATTCCTCTTGAGGTGCACGGCGACGGCAAGCAGTCGAGGGATTTCAGTTACGTCTCTAATGTGGTGGCCGCCAACCTTGCCGCCGCTGCCGCGCCTTCCTCGGTCGCCCGAAGCGGACCGGTATTCAACGTTGCCTGCGGCGAAACGCACTCTTTGTCCGAAATGATAAAGATTCTGGAAAAAATATTCGGCCGGCGCCTCGCCGTCCTACGCGCGCCGACCCGCGCCGGCGACGTAAGGAAAACTCGGGCGGACATAAGCGCCGCAAAAGAACATCTGGGATACTCCCCGTCGGTGAGCTTTGAAAGCGGTATCGCAATGACTGTAAAATGGTATCTGGCGTCCCGCGAAAGGAGAATATCTAAATGA
- the rfbB gene encoding dTDP-glucose 4,6-dehydratase — protein MKLIVTGGAGFIGSNFIRMLLKSGRDYKILNFDKLTYAGNPDNLRDVERARGYDFIKADICESSRVRRTVSKFKPDAIINFAAETHVDRSIMGAGDFVKTDVFGTYTLLEAAKEFAVGRYIQISTDEVYGSIDRGSFRETSAISPNSPYAASKAAGDMLCRSYFVTYGLNVIITRSSNNYGPYQYPEKVIPLFITNALEDAPLPLYGDGKNVRDWIYVEDNCRAIGIVLRKGRAGEVYNIGGGSEVENIKLASNILKILGKPETLVKRVGDRPGHDRRYSLNASKTGKLGFRPSTDFAEGLKKTVDWYRSNTAWWKKLKNADFKSYCRKQYGKLSDK, from the coding sequence ATGAAACTGATAGTCACCGGCGGCGCCGGATTTATCGGTTCTAATTTCATAAGGATGCTTTTGAAGTCGGGGCGCGATTATAAAATTCTCAACTTCGACAAACTCACTTACGCGGGCAACCCCGACAATCTGCGCGACGTCGAACGCGCCCGCGGCTACGACTTTATAAAAGCCGACATCTGCGAGAGTTCCCGCGTCCGACGGACGGTGTCGAAATTCAAACCCGACGCGATAATAAATTTCGCCGCCGAGACCCACGTGGACCGTTCCATAATGGGCGCCGGAGATTTTGTCAAGACCGATGTTTTCGGAACTTACACTCTGCTTGAAGCCGCGAAGGAATTCGCCGTGGGACGTTATATTCAGATATCGACCGACGAGGTTTACGGCTCTATCGACCGGGGTTCATTCAGGGAGACCTCCGCCATTAGTCCCAACAGTCCTTACGCCGCATCCAAGGCCGCGGGCGATATGCTCTGCCGTTCGTATTTCGTGACATACGGCCTCAACGTAATAATAACCCGCTCGTCGAATAATTACGGGCCGTACCAGTATCCCGAAAAAGTCATACCGCTTTTCATAACGAACGCGCTGGAAGACGCTCCGTTGCCGCTTTACGGCGACGGGAAAAACGTGCGCGACTGGATATACGTGGAGGACAACTGCCGCGCCATAGGGATAGTCCTGCGCAAAGGACGCGCCGGCGAGGTTTACAACATAGGCGGCGGCTCGGAAGTCGAAAACATAAAATTGGCCTCGAACATTCTTAAAATTCTCGGCAAGCCGGAGACGCTCGTTAAAAGAGTCGGCGACCGTCCGGGTCACGACCGCCGATATTCGCTGAACGCCTCTAAGACGGGGAAACTCGGATTCCGTCCGTCGACGGATTTTGCCGAGGGCCTTAAAAAAACCGTCGACTGGTACCGGAGCAACACGGCGTGGTGGAAAAAACTCAAGAACGCGGACTTCAAATCTTACTGCCGCAAGCAGTACGGAAAACTTTCTGACAAATGA
- the rfbD gene encoding dTDP-4-dehydrorhamnose reductase produces MKILITGVSGLLGSEIYSRISRKDNADVFGLSRKRPETMDPAFHIAADIGDFPTVYSKITAINPDVVVHAAAMTGVDDCQRNPDAAYRINALGARNVAEAARRFDAYLISISTDYVFGARPPENPDGYDEMEPPAPVNVYGKSKLWGEYLTRTTGAMHCVVRTSWVFGSRRANYVSAAADAGREVFAASDMSACPTYTVDLAEAIRLLVDSAEYGAARTGVYHLTNQGAASRYEVALFVAKTLGLPVKRVKKISVAALGLPAARPACSSLKSRLWPAEGFKPLRPWREAVADYLSSNIT; encoded by the coding sequence ATGAAAATACTCATTACGGGAGTGTCCGGACTGCTGGGTTCCGAAATATATTCCCGCATAAGCCGCAAGGATAACGCCGACGTTTTCGGCCTGAGCCGAAAACGTCCCGAAACAATGGATCCGGCTTTCCACATAGCCGCCGACATCGGCGATTTTCCGACGGTATATTCCAAAATCACCGCCATCAACCCCGACGTCGTTGTGCACGCGGCCGCAATGACCGGCGTTGACGATTGTCAGCGCAATCCTGATGCGGCCTACAGAATCAACGCCCTCGGCGCCAGAAATGTCGCCGAAGCGGCGCGGAGGTTCGACGCATATCTGATATCGATATCGACGGACTATGTTTTCGGCGCGCGTCCGCCCGAAAATCCCGACGGCTACGATGAAATGGAGCCGCCCGCGCCCGTGAACGTTTACGGCAAGTCCAAGCTTTGGGGCGAATATCTGACGCGAACGACGGGGGCCATGCACTGCGTCGTAAGGACTTCGTGGGTTTTCGGATCGCGGCGCGCAAATTATGTTTCTGCCGCCGCGGACGCCGGGCGGGAGGTTTTCGCGGCGTCGGATATGAGCGCCTGTCCCACTTACACTGTCGACCTGGCCGAGGCCATTCGCCTGCTTGTAGACAGCGCGGAATACGGCGCGGCGCGCACGGGCGTATACCATTTGACCAATCAGGGCGCCGCTTCAAGATATGAAGTCGCGCTTTTCGTCGCCAAAACTCTCGGACTTCCGGTTAAGCGCGTCAAGAAAATATCCGTGGCGGCGCTGGGACTTCCGGCGGCCAGACCCGCGTGCTCTTCTTTGAAAAGCCGCCTGTGGCCAGCCGAAGGATTCAAGCCGCTAAGGCCGTGGCGCGAGGCCGTGGCCGATTATCTCTCATCGAATATTACTTAA
- a CDS encoding UDP-glucose 6-dehydrogenase — MKKICVIGTGYVGLVTGACMSELGHSVICVDNDAAKIRGLKKFIMPIYEPGLKELVAANVRRKRLTFTTDTAAAVKKSEVIFIAVGTPPREDGSADLSFVEKVAGDVARAMTSYKLIVDKSTVPVETGDRVEETVRRNLKKNIPFDVASNPEFLREGSAVKDTFKTDRIVVGVRSARAEKILREVYAPIKAPMLVTDIKSAEIIKHASNSFLAAKISFINGVANVCERVGADIKQVAEGMGLDRRIGKSFLNAGIGFGGFCFPKDVEAFMWISGKLGYDFPMLKAIKTINETQKALFVKKIEEALWIIKDKTIGVLGLSFKPNTDDMRFAPSIDIIKTLQAEGAKIKAYDPVSMPKARGILKNVKYCKNLYETARGSDCLVILTEWDDFAAMDLSRIKKLLKHPIILDGRNMFEPAKMKKLGFVYTGVGR; from the coding sequence TTGAAAAAAATATGCGTGATAGGAACCGGATATGTGGGGCTTGTTACCGGAGCGTGCATGTCCGAACTCGGACACAGCGTAATCTGCGTCGACAACGACGCCGCGAAAATCCGCGGGCTTAAAAAATTCATAATGCCCATATACGAGCCGGGCCTAAAAGAACTCGTGGCGGCAAACGTCAGGCGCAAACGCCTGACATTTACCACGGATACCGCCGCCGCCGTCAAAAAATCCGAGGTGATATTCATAGCGGTGGGCACGCCACCCAGGGAAGACGGCTCCGCCGATTTGTCTTTCGTCGAAAAAGTGGCCGGAGACGTTGCGCGAGCGATGACTTCGTATAAACTCATCGTCGATAAATCCACCGTTCCCGTGGAAACGGGAGACCGCGTGGAAGAGACAGTCCGGCGGAATCTCAAAAAAAACATACCCTTCGACGTTGCGTCCAATCCCGAATTTTTGAGAGAGGGCTCGGCGGTAAAGGACACTTTCAAGACGGACAGAATTGTCGTGGGAGTCAGGTCCGCGCGGGCCGAAAAAATACTCAGGGAAGTTTACGCGCCCATAAAAGCTCCGATGCTGGTTACCGACATAAAAAGCGCGGAAATCATCAAGCATGCGTCCAATTCGTTTCTGGCCGCGAAAATATCTTTTATCAACGGCGTGGCCAACGTCTGCGAGCGCGTCGGAGCCGACATTAAGCAGGTTGCCGAGGGGATGGGGCTTGACAGACGAATCGGCAAGTCGTTCCTGAACGCGGGTATCGGCTTCGGAGGATTCTGTTTTCCCAAGGACGTCGAGGCGTTTATGTGGATATCGGGAAAACTCGGCTACGATTTCCCGATGCTTAAAGCCATAAAGACAATAAACGAGACGCAGAAAGCGCTTTTCGTCAAAAAAATCGAGGAGGCGCTCTGGATTATCAAAGACAAGACCATCGGAGTGCTGGGGCTCTCATTCAAGCCGAACACCGACGATATGAGGTTCGCCCCGTCGATAGACATAATAAAAACACTTCAAGCCGAAGGCGCCAAAATCAAGGCCTACGATCCCGTGTCGATGCCGAAAGCCCGCGGAATTTTAAAGAATGTGAAGTATTGTAAAAATCTTTACGAGACGGCCCGCGGCAGCGACTGTCTGGTAATACTGACGGAGTGGGACGATTTCGCGGCGATGGACTTGTCTCGCATAAAGAAACTGCTCAAACACCCCATAATTCTCGACGGGCGCAATATGTTCGAGCCCGCCAAAATGAAAAAACTCGGCTTCGTTTACACCGGAGTGGGAAGATAA
- a CDS encoding NAD-dependent dehydratase, whose translation MRVLITGGAGFIGSHLCDYFISKKHSVIALDNLITGSLRNIEHLFGHPQFNFVKHDVTNYIHVGGKIDAVLHFASPASPIDYLKYPIPTLKVGALGTHKALGLAKEKNAMFMLASTSEVYGDPLESPQKESYWGNVNPIGPRGVYDEAKRFAEAMTMAYRRYHGLDTRIVRIFNTYGPRMRLADGRVVPNFIYQALHNKPLTVYGNGKQTRSFCYVSDLVAGIYGLLLSGIHEPLNLGNPEERTINDFAKLILKLTGSGSKIVRRPLPVDDPKVRCPDISRAKKNLGWKPEVDLPVGIKKTINFLDMHREA comes from the coding sequence ATGCGAGTCCTTATAACCGGCGGCGCCGGTTTTATAGGCAGCCACCTGTGCGACTATTTTATATCGAAGAAACACTCCGTAATCGCGCTTGACAACCTCATCACCGGATCCCTTAGAAACATAGAACATCTATTCGGCCATCCGCAGTTTAACTTCGTAAAACACGACGTAACAAACTATATTCACGTGGGCGGAAAAATAGACGCGGTTCTTCACTTCGCCTCGCCGGCAAGCCCGATAGATTATCTTAAATATCCGATACCGACTCTGAAAGTGGGGGCGCTGGGAACGCACAAAGCGCTGGGCTTGGCAAAAGAAAAAAACGCCATGTTCATGCTGGCGTCCACATCCGAAGTTTACGGCGACCCTCTTGAGTCGCCTCAGAAAGAATCCTACTGGGGAAACGTCAATCCCATCGGCCCGAGGGGAGTTTACGACGAGGCCAAACGTTTCGCGGAAGCTATGACTATGGCCTACCGCCGCTATCACGGGCTGGATACAAGGATAGTGCGGATATTCAACACTTACGGGCCGCGTATGCGCCTGGCCGACGGCAGAGTGGTTCCGAACTTCATTTATCAGGCGCTTCACAACAAACCTCTTACGGTATACGGGAACGGAAAGCAAACCAGAAGTTTTTGCTATGTTTCAGATCTGGTCGCGGGCATCTACGGACTTCTGCTGTCCGGAATACACGAACCCCTCAATCTGGGGAATCCCGAAGAAAGAACCATAAATGATTTCGCGAAACTGATTTTAAAGCTTACCGGATCCGGCAGCAAAATAGTACGCCGGCCGCTTCCGGTCGACGATCCCAAGGTCAGGTGTCCGGATATATCAAGGGCAAAAAAGAATCTTGGCTGGAAACCCGAGGTCGATTTGCCGGTCGGCATCAAAAAAACGATTAACTTTTTGGATATGCACAGGGAGGCATAA
- a CDS encoding GDP-fucose synthetase: protein MGDIFSEKRFAVTGGAGFLGARLTARLKERGAKSVFVPVIEKYDLTKTEDIRRMYDDARPDIVIHLAAKVGGIGANREKPGEFFYDNLMMGVQLMEEARLRGVKKFVALGTICCYPKFTPVPFKEDDLWNGYPEETNAPYGLAKKMLLVQSQSYRQQYGFNSIFLMPVNLYGPGDNFDPASSHVIPALIKKCFDAIENGDKEIVVWGSGKATREFLYVDDAAEGIVLAAEKYDKSEPVNLGAGFEITIKDLVEKVAAIAGFNGKITWDASKPDGQPRRSLDTSRAEKEFGFKAKTAFEEGLKKTICRYAAGRKTSK from the coding sequence GTGGGTGATATTTTTTCCGAAAAAAGATTCGCGGTAACCGGCGGAGCCGGTTTTCTTGGCGCCCGCCTGACGGCGCGTCTGAAAGAAAGGGGTGCGAAGTCGGTGTTTGTCCCCGTCATAGAAAAATACGACCTCACGAAAACGGAAGATATAAGAAGAATGTACGACGACGCTCGTCCGGATATTGTGATACACCTTGCCGCCAAAGTCGGAGGCATAGGGGCGAACCGCGAGAAGCCCGGCGAGTTTTTTTACGACAATCTTATGATGGGCGTGCAGCTTATGGAAGAAGCGCGCCTGCGCGGCGTCAAAAAATTTGTCGCGCTCGGAACTATCTGCTGTTATCCCAAGTTCACGCCCGTGCCGTTCAAAGAGGACGACTTGTGGAACGGCTACCCCGAAGAAACCAACGCTCCCTACGGCCTGGCAAAAAAAATGCTTCTGGTGCAGTCGCAATCTTACCGTCAGCAATACGGTTTCAACTCGATATTTCTTATGCCGGTAAATCTCTACGGCCCGGGCGACAACTTCGACCCCGCGTCGAGCCACGTGATTCCCGCGCTGATAAAAAAATGTTTCGACGCTATTGAAAACGGCGACAAAGAGATAGTCGTCTGGGGCAGCGGAAAAGCCACCAGGGAGTTTCTCTACGTCGACGACGCCGCGGAGGGAATAGTCCTCGCCGCGGAAAAATACGACAAGTCGGAACCCGTTAATCTCGGCGCGGGCTTTGAAATAACCATAAAAGACCTTGTAGAAAAAGTGGCGGCTATCGCCGGATTTAACGGCAAAATAACCTGGGACGCCTCAAAACCCGACGGCCAGCCGCGAAGATCGCTCGATACGTCGAGGGCCGAAAAAGAGTTCGGTTTCAAGGCGAAAACGGCCTTTGAAGAAGGCCTCAAAAAAACTATATGCCGGTACGCCGCCGGCCGCAAGACGTCCAAGTAA
- a CDS encoding polyhydroxyalkanoate biosynthesis repressor PhaR, with protein sequence MSSFVIGKRTVGDGQIPLVIAEVGINHEGDLSKAMQMVDDAAVAGCECIKFQSHIIEDEMIPNNVIPGNASESIWKIMDRCKLTESEEKKLKNYTESKGMMFLSTPFSRAAADRLEKMGVTAYKIGSGECNNYPLIEHIAAFGKPVILSTGMNDINSIRISVDILRKHKVPYALLHCTSIYPTPYEKVRLGALLDLKNNFPNVPVGLSDHSIGNYTCFAAVALGAAILEKHFTSSAAWPGPDIPISLTPPELSDLIRGSRAIYAAMGGEKKILKEERPTIDFAYACVVAIRDIKPGEVFTPRNIWVKRPGTGEIKALHFQNILGKSATREIEKNAQLKWDDINE encoded by the coding sequence ATGAGTTCTTTCGTCATAGGTAAACGCACTGTAGGCGATGGTCAAATTCCCCTTGTGATTGCGGAGGTGGGCATTAATCACGAGGGCGATTTATCGAAGGCCATGCAGATGGTGGACGATGCCGCCGTAGCCGGCTGCGAGTGTATAAAATTTCAGTCCCACATAATCGAAGACGAAATGATCCCCAACAATGTTATCCCGGGGAACGCCTCTGAGTCCATATGGAAAATCATGGACAGGTGCAAACTGACGGAGTCCGAAGAGAAAAAACTGAAAAATTATACCGAATCCAAAGGTATGATGTTTCTGTCAACACCCTTTTCCAGGGCAGCGGCTGACCGACTTGAAAAAATGGGGGTGACCGCTTACAAGATCGGTTCAGGCGAGTGCAATAATTATCCCTTAATAGAGCATATCGCCGCGTTCGGGAAACCGGTGATATTAAGTACCGGGATGAACGACATAAATTCCATTCGCATAAGTGTTGACATCCTTCGGAAGCATAAAGTGCCGTATGCGCTCCTGCACTGCACTTCTATATATCCGACTCCCTACGAGAAGGTGCGACTCGGCGCTCTGCTCGATCTGAAGAACAATTTTCCGAATGTCCCTGTGGGTTTGAGCGACCATTCCATCGGGAATTACACCTGTTTTGCCGCGGTGGCGCTGGGGGCGGCCATCCTTGAAAAACATTTTACTTCAAGCGCCGCATGGCCGGGTCCTGATATCCCCATATCCCTGACTCCTCCCGAGCTATCGGACCTTATCCGCGGCAGTCGCGCGATTTATGCGGCTATGGGCGGCGAAAAAAAGATTTTGAAGGAGGAGCGGCCTACTATCGACTTTGCATATGCGTGCGTAGTCGCCATAAGGGATATAAAGCCCGGGGAAGTATTTACTCCGCGGAACATATGGGTCAAGCGCCCCGGAACGGGGGAGATTAAGGCGCTTCATTTTCAAAATATTCTCGGCAAAAGCGCGACACGCGAGATCGAAAAGAATGCCCAGTTGAAATGGGACGACATAAATGAGTAA
- the neuC gene encoding UDP-N-acetylglucosamine 2-epimerase (hydrolyzing) → MSKKILFLTGTRADFGKIKPLAKALEKQKQFAVHMFVTGMHMLPRYGYTGEEVRKSGFKNIYYFINQRLNDTLDTILSNTIIGLGNYLTLLKPDMIIVHGDRVEALAGAITGALNNFLVAHIEGGEVSGTIDESIRHSVSKLAHIHFVSNQVAGKRLLRMGENKENIFVIGSPDVDLMLSPGLPSIDEVKKYYDIPFRDNYSILIYHPVVTKIHDIMHNFKQVMQSVSESAKNYVVIYPNNDPGGNIIIEELALYASNPRIKIFPSIRFEYFLTLLKNCEFIIGNSSAGIREAPIYGVPTINLGTRQTGRFKHDTIININESKTDILKAIGQIKKMIKKPSYHFGTGKSTDKFLATMKNASIWKIELQKYFIDLNNY, encoded by the coding sequence ATGAGTAAAAAAATATTATTCTTGACCGGAACAAGGGCCGACTTCGGAAAGATAAAACCTCTGGCCAAAGCTCTTGAAAAGCAAAAACAATTCGCGGTTCATATGTTTGTCACAGGCATGCATATGTTGCCGCGATACGGATATACCGGCGAAGAGGTTCGCAAAAGCGGTTTTAAAAATATTTACTACTTTATAAATCAACGTTTGAACGATACGCTGGATACGATACTTTCCAACACAATAATCGGGTTGGGCAATTATCTTACTTTATTGAAGCCGGATATGATCATTGTACACGGCGACAGGGTAGAAGCGCTGGCCGGAGCAATAACCGGCGCATTGAATAATTTTTTAGTCGCGCACATAGAGGGCGGCGAGGTTTCCGGCACCATAGACGAGTCAATTCGTCATTCCGTCTCCAAATTGGCGCATATACATTTTGTATCCAATCAGGTGGCCGGTAAACGTTTATTGCGCATGGGGGAAAATAAAGAAAATATTTTTGTTATAGGATCTCCGGACGTCGATTTGATGTTATCGCCGGGGCTCCCTTCCATAGACGAAGTAAAAAAATATTACGATATCCCTTTCCGCGATAACTATTCCATCCTCATATACCACCCGGTTGTCACGAAAATTCACGATATAATGCATAATTTCAAACAAGTTATGCAATCAGTGAGTGAATCCGCTAAAAACTATGTGGTCATTTATCCAAATAACGACCCGGGCGGCAATATAATAATAGAAGAATTGGCGTTATACGCCTCTAATCCCCGCATAAAAATATTTCCTTCCATAAGGTTTGAATACTTTTTGACGCTCTTGAAAAATTGCGAGTTCATAATAGGCAATTCCAGCGCGGGCATAAGAGAAGCCCCCATATATGGAGTGCCGACGATAAATCTGGGCACTCGTCAGACCGGAAGATTTAAGCACGATACCATAATCAATATCAACGAATCGAAAACGGATATTCTTAAGGCCATAGGCCAAATTAAGAAGATGATAAAGAAGCCGTCATATCACTTCGGAACGGGTAAAAGCACCGACAAATTTCTTGCCACAATGAAAAATGCGAGCATCTGGAAAATCGAATTGCAAAAATATTTTATCGACCTGAATAATTACTGA